From Tistrella bauzanensis, a single genomic window includes:
- the lptB gene encoding LPS export ABC transporter ATP-binding protein, producing the protein MPVTPINPAAPVPPGLVAQSLGKHYKKRPVLRDVSLNVARGEAVGLLGPNGAGKTTCFYIITGLISADYGRILLDGDDMTALPMYRRARLGIGYLPQEASIFRGLTVEDNIRATLEVAEPVRDKRETMLDELLAEFSISHLRRTPAIALSGGERRRVEIARALATNPGFILLDEPLAGIDPIAVSDIRELVSHLKHRGIGVLITDHNVRETLDIIDRAYILHDGTVLMEGSPEDIVANDDVRRVYLGDRFSL; encoded by the coding sequence ATGCCCGTCACACCGATCAACCCGGCCGCCCCCGTACCGCCGGGGCTGGTCGCGCAATCGCTGGGCAAGCATTACAAGAAGCGTCCGGTCCTGCGCGACGTGTCGCTCAACGTGGCACGCGGCGAGGCGGTGGGGCTGCTTGGCCCCAACGGCGCCGGCAAGACCACCTGCTTCTACATCATCACCGGGCTGATTTCGGCCGATTACGGCCGCATCCTGCTCGATGGCGACGACATGACCGCCCTGCCGATGTATCGCCGCGCGCGGCTCGGCATCGGCTATCTGCCACAGGAGGCCTCGATCTTCCGGGGACTGACGGTGGAAGACAACATCCGGGCAACCCTCGAAGTCGCCGAGCCGGTGCGCGACAAGCGCGAGACCATGCTCGACGAGCTTCTGGCCGAGTTCTCGATCAGCCATCTCAGACGCACGCCGGCCATCGCGCTGTCGGGCGGTGAACGGCGGCGGGTGGAGATTGCCCGGGCGCTCGCCACCAACCCCGGCTTCATCCTGCTCGACGAGCCGCTGGCCGGTATCGATCCGATCGCCGTGTCGGACATCCGCGAACTGGTGTCGCATCTGAAACATCGCGGCATCGGCGTGCTGATCACCGACCACAATGTCCGCGAAACCCTCGACATCATCGATCGTGCCTACATCCTGCACGACGGAACGGTGCTGATGGAGGGGTCGCCCGAGGACATCGTCGCCAATGACGACGTGCGTCGGGTCTATCTCGGCGACCGTTTCAGCCTCTAG
- the rpoN gene encoding RNA polymerase factor sigma-54, giving the protein MALSQRLDIKLSQALVMTPQLQQAIKLLQLNNIELTAFVDDELLQNPLLVRADDRDEPAAITVGGDPGGERFGGDGAGGDGAGGDGAGGDGTPVGGDDFDTVFNAEDRTDISDLVASGMMPDADHAPLDTDLSGMFESDGPPPGQETAAQREMDMDPGLGFDAGGPAGRGGDMNFDGDDEGFEARTSQSITLSRHLEDQVAVEIPTGIDRAIAIVLIGLLDENGYLTATPAEAAQMMGVEPERVEAVLVRLKGLDPTGVFARDLAECLALQLAERDRLDPAMQALLAHLDLLAQGDRARLRRVTGVDDDDLDDMVREIRALDPRPGLCYGAEPMQTVVPDILLKPRPDGGWQIELNPETLPRVLIDHAYATVISSQVKSKVERDYVSERMQTASWLVKALDQRARTILKVAGELVRQQDGFFAHGIRHLRPLTLRDIADAIGMHESTVSRVTANKYMTTPRGLFELKFFFTAAIATADGQGSVSAEAVRHRIKEMIDSESGTAILSDDKLVELLSADGIDIARRTVAKYREGMGIGSSVQRRRAKMAKR; this is encoded by the coding sequence ATGGCGCTCAGCCAGAGACTGGACATAAAGCTCTCTCAGGCGCTGGTGATGACACCCCAGCTGCAGCAGGCCATCAAGCTGTTGCAGTTGAATAATATTGAACTGACTGCTTTCGTTGACGATGAGTTGCTCCAGAACCCGCTGCTGGTGCGCGCCGATGATCGCGACGAGCCCGCCGCCATCACGGTGGGGGGCGATCCCGGGGGCGAGCGCTTTGGCGGCGACGGCGCGGGTGGTGATGGCGCGGGTGGTGATGGCGCGGGTGGCGATGGAACACCGGTCGGCGGCGATGATTTCGACACCGTCTTCAATGCCGAGGACCGCACCGATATCAGCGATCTGGTGGCAAGCGGGATGATGCCCGACGCCGATCACGCGCCGCTCGACACCGACCTGTCCGGCATGTTCGAAAGCGACGGCCCGCCGCCGGGGCAGGAAACCGCCGCCCAGCGCGAGATGGACATGGATCCCGGGCTGGGCTTCGATGCCGGCGGCCCGGCCGGTCGCGGCGGCGACATGAACTTCGATGGCGACGACGAAGGCTTCGAGGCCCGCACCAGCCAGTCGATCACCCTGTCGCGTCATCTGGAAGACCAGGTCGCGGTTGAGATCCCGACCGGCATCGACCGGGCGATCGCCATCGTGCTGATCGGCCTGCTGGACGAGAACGGCTATCTGACCGCCACCCCCGCCGAGGCCGCTCAGATGATGGGCGTCGAGCCCGAGCGGGTGGAGGCGGTGCTTGTCCGGCTGAAAGGGCTGGACCCGACCGGGGTTTTCGCCCGCGATCTGGCCGAATGTCTGGCGCTGCAGCTTGCCGAGCGCGACCGCCTGGACCCGGCGATGCAGGCCCTGCTCGCGCATCTGGACCTGCTGGCCCAGGGCGACCGCGCGCGGCTCAGGCGGGTGACCGGGGTCGATGACGACGACCTCGACGACATGGTCCGCGAGATCCGGGCCCTGGACCCGCGCCCGGGGCTTTGCTATGGCGCCGAGCCGATGCAGACCGTGGTGCCCGATATCCTGCTGAAACCGCGCCCGGATGGCGGCTGGCAGATCGAGTTGAACCCCGAGACCCTGCCACGGGTGCTGATCGACCATGCCTATGCGACCGTCATCTCATCGCAGGTGAAGTCGAAGGTGGAGCGCGATTACGTTTCGGAACGGATGCAGACCGCGAGCTGGCTGGTCAAGGCGCTGGACCAGCGGGCGCGCACCATCCTGAAGGTGGCGGGCGAACTGGTCCGTCAGCAGGACGGGTTCTTCGCCCATGGCATCCGCCATCTCCGGCCGCTGACCCTGCGTGACATCGCCGACGCGATCGGCATGCATGAGAGCACCGTCAGCCGGGTGACCGCGAACAAGTACATGACCACCCCACGCGGGCTGTTCGAGCTGAAATTCTTCTTCACCGCCGCCATCGCCACCGCCGACGGCCAGGGATCGGTGTCGGCCGAGGCGGTGCGCCACCGGATCAAGGAAATGATCGACAGCGAAAGCGGCACTGCGATCCTGTCCGACGACAAGCTCGTTGAGCTTCTGTCGGCGGATGGCATCGACATCGCGCGCAGAACTGTCGCAAAGTATCGGGAGGGGATGGGGATCGGATCGTCGGTCCAGCGCCGTCGCGCCAAGATGGCCAAGCGCTGA
- the hpf gene encoding ribosome hibernation-promoting factor, HPF/YfiA family, with translation MQLTVSGKQIDVGDALRSHVAEELDRGVSKYFDDAIDAQVAFGRDAHLFRCDISVHARRGVMMKASGQSDEIYVAFDQALNRAEKQLRRYKRRLRDHHRNDGRAEAAQNSFASIPARAYVLAAEEDEPVEREDATTGHPVVIAETDTAILSLTVGEAVMHMDLADQSALLFRNKAHGGLNLVYRRDDGNIGWVDPRIPD, from the coding sequence ATGCAGCTTACCGTTTCAGGCAAGCAGATCGACGTCGGCGATGCCTTGCGCAGCCACGTTGCCGAAGAACTGGATCGCGGTGTCAGCAAGTATTTCGACGACGCCATCGATGCCCAGGTCGCCTTCGGTCGCGATGCGCACCTGTTCCGTTGCGATATTTCCGTTCATGCCCGGCGTGGCGTGATGATGAAGGCATCGGGTCAATCCGACGAGATCTATGTCGCCTTCGATCAGGCGCTGAATCGCGCAGAAAAGCAGCTTCGACGCTATAAGCGCCGGCTCAGGGATCATCACCGCAACGACGGCCGGGCCGAGGCTGCACAGAATTCATTTGCATCCATCCCGGCCCGCGCCTACGTTCTGGCCGCCGAGGAGGACGAGCCGGTCGAGCGTGAGGACGCGACCACCGGCCACCCGGTGGTCATCGCCGAAACCGACACCGCGATCCTGTCGCTGACGGTGGGCGAGGCGGTGATGCACATGGACCTCGCCGATCAGAGCGCGCTGCTGTTCCGGAACAAGGCACATGGCGGCCTCAATCTTGTATATCGGCGCGACGACGGGAATATCGGCTGGGTGGATCCGCGCATTCCGGATTGA